Proteins encoded by one window of Paroedura picta isolate Pp20150507F chromosome 9, Ppicta_v3.0, whole genome shotgun sequence:
- the LOC143844769 gene encoding DGAT1/2-independent enzyme synthesizing storage lipids-like isoform X4, producing the protein MCFVSRLNITRTRCFSVIDRLFYILPVGVKLMKKIWNLCETREECVETLKKGYLVGIAPGGLREQNYGDNTYRLIWGKRKGFAQVAIDAKVPVIPVFTQNIREANRTYGNIWPMRWLYERARFIIFPAFGPIPVKLRTHIGEPIPYDPNTTADELVVKVKTAIEALRDKHQKIPGSIRTALWERFETHHKAK; encoded by the exons ATGTGTTTTGTGAGCAGACTCAATATTACAAGAACACGTTGCTTCAGCGTGATAGATCGCCTCTTTTATATTCTACCAG TAGGTGTAAAGTTGATGAAAAAGATCTGGAACCTCTGTGAGACAAGAGAAGAGTGTGTCGAAACTCTAAAGAAGGGCTATCTGGTGGGTATTGCACCAGGTGGCCTTCGAGAGCAAAACTATGGAGATAACACTTACAGGCTTATCTGGGGGAAGCGTAAAGGGTTTGCTCAAGTTGCCATAGATGCAAAAGTG CCAGTCATACCAGTATTTACACAAAATATCAGGGAAGCAAACAGGACATACGGAAATATAT GGCCAATGAGATGGCTTTATGAACGAGCACGCTTTATAATATTTCCAGCATTTGGACCAATTCCAGTCAAACTTCGGACACATATTGGAGAACCAATTCCTTATGATCCAAATACAACTGCTGACGAGCTGGTTGTAAAA GTAAAAACTGCAATAGAAGCCTTACGGGATAAACATcaaaaaataccaggaagcatAAGAACAGCTCTTTGGGAACGCTTTGAGACGCATCACAAAGCTAAATAA
- the LOC143844769 gene encoding DGAT1/2-independent enzyme synthesizing storage lipids-like isoform X2: protein MTTDITNSAFLQEYVICAYQNYTLYPLILLMIVVLMYFPYILLSFFFSSSLIFSFIYKKIYNLQEDIAHEKWNRLAYWYSVFLNIFGKLVHGYEICGTENLPEGPGLVVYYHGSTPIDYMCFVSRLNITRTRCFSVIDRLFYILPVGVKLMKKIWNLCETREECVETLKKGYLVGIAPGGLREQNYGDNTYRLIWGKRKGFAQVAIDAKVPVIPVFTQNIREANRTYGNIWPMRWLYERARFIIFPAFGPIPVKLRTHIGEPIPYDPNTTADELVVKVKTAIEALRDKHQKIPGSIRTALWERFETHHKAK, encoded by the exons ATGACAACAGATATCACAAACAGTGCTTTCTTGCAGGAATATGTGATATGTGCTTATCAAAATTATACTCTATATCCCTTGATACTGTTAATGATTGTGGTGCTAATGTATTTCCCCTATATTCTtctatcttttttcttttcttcaagtttaattttttcattcatttataaaaAAATATACAACTTACAAGAAGATATTGCTCATGAAAAATGGAACAGATTAGCATATTGGTACtcagtatttttaaatatatttggaaAGTTGGTACATG GTTACGAGATTTGTGGAACTGAAAATCTACCAGAAGGCCCTGGGCTTGTTGTCTATTACCATGGATCCACACCTATAGACTACATGTGTTTTGTGAGCAGACTCAATATTACAAGAACACGTTGCTTCAGCGTGATAGATCGCCTCTTTTATATTCTACCAG TAGGTGTAAAGTTGATGAAAAAGATCTGGAACCTCTGTGAGACAAGAGAAGAGTGTGTCGAAACTCTAAAGAAGGGCTATCTGGTGGGTATTGCACCAGGTGGCCTTCGAGAGCAAAACTATGGAGATAACACTTACAGGCTTATCTGGGGGAAGCGTAAAGGGTTTGCTCAAGTTGCCATAGATGCAAAAGTG CCAGTCATACCAGTATTTACACAAAATATCAGGGAAGCAAACAGGACATACGGAAATATAT GGCCAATGAGATGGCTTTATGAACGAGCACGCTTTATAATATTTCCAGCATTTGGACCAATTCCAGTCAAACTTCGGACACATATTGGAGAACCAATTCCTTATGATCCAAATACAACTGCTGACGAGCTGGTTGTAAAA GTAAAAACTGCAATAGAAGCCTTACGGGATAAACATcaaaaaataccaggaagcatAAGAACAGCTCTTTGGGAACGCTTTGAGACGCATCACAAAGCTAAATAA
- the LOC143844769 gene encoding DGAT1/2-independent enzyme synthesizing storage lipids-like isoform X3: MTTDITNSAFLQEYVICYEICGTENLPEGPGLVVYYHGSTPIDYMCFVSRLNITRTRCFSVIDRLFYILPVGVKLMKKIWNLCETREECVETLKKGYLVGIAPGGLREQNYGDNTYRLIWGKRKGFAQVAIDAKVPVIPVFTQNIREANRTYGNIWPMRWLYERARFIIFPAFGPIPVKLRTHIGEPIPYDPNTTADELVVKVKTAIEALRDKHQKIPGSIRTALWERFETHHKAK, translated from the exons ATGACAACAGATATCACAAACAGTGCTTTCTTGCAGGAATATGTGATAT GTTACGAGATTTGTGGAACTGAAAATCTACCAGAAGGCCCTGGGCTTGTTGTCTATTACCATGGATCCACACCTATAGACTACATGTGTTTTGTGAGCAGACTCAATATTACAAGAACACGTTGCTTCAGCGTGATAGATCGCCTCTTTTATATTCTACCAG TAGGTGTAAAGTTGATGAAAAAGATCTGGAACCTCTGTGAGACAAGAGAAGAGTGTGTCGAAACTCTAAAGAAGGGCTATCTGGTGGGTATTGCACCAGGTGGCCTTCGAGAGCAAAACTATGGAGATAACACTTACAGGCTTATCTGGGGGAAGCGTAAAGGGTTTGCTCAAGTTGCCATAGATGCAAAAGTG CCAGTCATACCAGTATTTACACAAAATATCAGGGAAGCAAACAGGACATACGGAAATATAT GGCCAATGAGATGGCTTTATGAACGAGCACGCTTTATAATATTTCCAGCATTTGGACCAATTCCAGTCAAACTTCGGACACATATTGGAGAACCAATTCCTTATGATCCAAATACAACTGCTGACGAGCTGGTTGTAAAA GTAAAAACTGCAATAGAAGCCTTACGGGATAAACATcaaaaaataccaggaagcatAAGAACAGCTCTTTGGGAACGCTTTGAGACGCATCACAAAGCTAAATAA
- the LOC143844769 gene encoding DGAT1/2-independent enzyme synthesizing storage lipids-like isoform X1 yields the protein MEDVTTGLLLGCWILAASCKTPKMSRLHKVSKGLFDVAFVILFTPKMTTDITNSAFLQEYVICAYQNYTLYPLILLMIVVLMYFPYILLSFFFSSSLIFSFIYKKIYNLQEDIAHEKWNRLAYWYSVFLNIFGKLVHGYEICGTENLPEGPGLVVYYHGSTPIDYMCFVSRLNITRTRCFSVIDRLFYILPVGVKLMKKIWNLCETREECVETLKKGYLVGIAPGGLREQNYGDNTYRLIWGKRKGFAQVAIDAKVPVIPVFTQNIREANRTYGNIWPMRWLYERARFIIFPAFGPIPVKLRTHIGEPIPYDPNTTADELVVKVKTAIEALRDKHQKIPGSIRTALWERFETHHKAK from the exons atggaagatgtaactaccggtttgctgcttggatgctggatattGGCGgcgtcatgcaaaacaccaaaaatgtcACGGCTTCATAAGGTAAGC AAGGGACTTTTTGATGTCGCATTTGTAATACTATTTACTCCAAAGATGACAACAGATATCACAAACAGTGCTTTCTTGCAGGAATATGTGATATGTGCTTATCAAAATTATACTCTATATCCCTTGATACTGTTAATGATTGTGGTGCTAATGTATTTCCCCTATATTCTtctatcttttttcttttcttcaagtttaattttttcattcatttataaaaAAATATACAACTTACAAGAAGATATTGCTCATGAAAAATGGAACAGATTAGCATATTGGTACtcagtatttttaaatatatttggaaAGTTGGTACATG GTTACGAGATTTGTGGAACTGAAAATCTACCAGAAGGCCCTGGGCTTGTTGTCTATTACCATGGATCCACACCTATAGACTACATGTGTTTTGTGAGCAGACTCAATATTACAAGAACACGTTGCTTCAGCGTGATAGATCGCCTCTTTTATATTCTACCAG TAGGTGTAAAGTTGATGAAAAAGATCTGGAACCTCTGTGAGACAAGAGAAGAGTGTGTCGAAACTCTAAAGAAGGGCTATCTGGTGGGTATTGCACCAGGTGGCCTTCGAGAGCAAAACTATGGAGATAACACTTACAGGCTTATCTGGGGGAAGCGTAAAGGGTTTGCTCAAGTTGCCATAGATGCAAAAGTG CCAGTCATACCAGTATTTACACAAAATATCAGGGAAGCAAACAGGACATACGGAAATATAT GGCCAATGAGATGGCTTTATGAACGAGCACGCTTTATAATATTTCCAGCATTTGGACCAATTCCAGTCAAACTTCGGACACATATTGGAGAACCAATTCCTTATGATCCAAATACAACTGCTGACGAGCTGGTTGTAAAA GTAAAAACTGCAATAGAAGCCTTACGGGATAAACATcaaaaaataccaggaagcatAAGAACAGCTCTTTGGGAACGCTTTGAGACGCATCACAAAGCTAAATAA